From Aristaeella lactis, the proteins below share one genomic window:
- a CDS encoding glycoside hydrolase family 5 protein, with protein MRNRKVWALLLALSLMITAAAGLAEPPVQTEGIEIPVIGDMKKFEIPENDAMAFMADMKCGWNLGNTFDAYNGYSMHSQGTSMESSWVGVKTTPELIAAIKEAGFNTIRIPVSWHNHVDENNIIDPEWIDRVREVAGWALDQGMYVIVNTHHDNDVKYYYPDTVHYDRSAAYLSAIWTQMAEKFKDCDDHLILESMNEPRLVGTQYEWNWNNSVAECRLSAKYINQLNQLFVDIVRGSGGNNSTRYLAVPAYCAAPWNAVDQAFQLPNDIAENRIIVSAHAYTPYNFALNTGSQDRTFDLKMDQGKKGEIASFLNSLYSRFVKYGTPVMMDEFGALDKNGNLQDRVNFTAYYVASASTRGITCVWWDNGNFTGGGERFGLIQRNTLKWICPDIALAIQANCLYNRK; from the coding sequence ATGCGTAACAGGAAAGTATGGGCGCTGCTGCTGGCCCTGAGCCTCATGATAACCGCGGCGGCGGGACTGGCGGAGCCGCCGGTACAGACAGAAGGGATCGAGATCCCGGTGATCGGGGATATGAAAAAGTTTGAAATTCCGGAAAACGACGCCATGGCCTTCATGGCGGACATGAAGTGCGGATGGAACCTTGGCAATACCTTTGACGCGTATAACGGGTACAGTATGCATTCACAGGGAACCAGCATGGAGTCCAGCTGGGTAGGTGTGAAAACCACTCCGGAGCTGATCGCCGCGATCAAAGAGGCCGGGTTCAATACCATCCGGATCCCGGTGAGCTGGCATAACCATGTGGACGAAAACAATATAATCGATCCGGAATGGATCGACCGGGTCCGGGAAGTGGCCGGCTGGGCGCTGGACCAGGGGATGTATGTGATCGTGAACACTCATCATGACAATGATGTGAAGTATTACTATCCGGATACGGTTCATTATGACCGGTCCGCTGCCTATCTTTCCGCAATCTGGACCCAGATGGCGGAAAAGTTCAAAGACTGCGACGATCACCTGATCCTGGAGTCCATGAACGAGCCCCGGCTGGTGGGTACCCAGTATGAATGGAACTGGAACAATTCCGTGGCGGAATGCCGGCTTTCAGCCAAGTACATCAACCAGCTGAACCAGCTGTTTGTGGACATTGTGCGGGGCTCGGGCGGAAACAACTCCACGCGCTACCTGGCGGTTCCTGCCTACTGCGCGGCACCCTGGAACGCGGTGGACCAGGCCTTCCAGCTTCCGAATGACATTGCCGAAAACAGGATCATTGTATCGGCACATGCCTATACGCCCTACAACTTCGCGCTGAATACCGGCAGCCAGGACAGGACTTTTGACCTGAAGATGGACCAGGGCAAGAAGGGCGAAATCGCCAGCTTTTTGAACAGCCTGTACAGCCGGTTTGTCAAATACGGCACACCGGTGATGATGGATGAATTCGGCGCGCTGGACAAGAACGGCAACCTGCAGGACCGTGTCAACTTCACCGCGTATTACGTCGCGTCCGCCAGCACCAGGGGCATTACCTGCGTCTGGTGGGACAACGGCAACTTTACCGGCGGCGGGGAACGGTTCGGCCTCATCCAGCGCAACACGCTGAAGTGGATCTGCCCGGACATCGCCCTGGCGATCCAGGCCAACTGCCTGTACAACCGGAAATAA
- a CDS encoding SpaH/EbpB family LPXTG-anchored major pilin yields the protein MKKLFALMLALALMVTVLCAFAEGDGGDTGGGQTTTSTASTPSITIKTTSKDAEAAKDTTEYTYYRILEADIGTDPQINDVYQSGGSVSYHTDSQAKADALAAATIPGTETKVFKVTRVGESSRWYVELIDPDISGAQLAAAIGTMNLSIFPSATFSQTEVAGTATSGTVDPGYYYVTSTAGKNVAVQTLTAVTISEKNEFPTVTKEVDETDENAQIGDDITFTIKVKIPSTANDQIVLTDTMTAGLSYKSIDSVKMGGSTGTDVASDAYTVATTSDGFTLTLPQELVVEAAGKAELESTKVIEIEIVCTAMLDKDAQTANPESNSVVLDYGENYTTKPKKAEVKTYEFKFNKIDGTTKDPLAGAEFQFLLDGTPMKLVEVTAGKEYRIAEPNETGTTTTITTTGETVRIYGLDTDVQAYSLQETKAPTGGYKILKDAVPVKASEGSFGEIDVENNEGTVLPSTGGSGTTIFYVIGGLLIIGAGIVLVARRKVHE from the coding sequence ATGAAGAAACTGTTTGCTTTGATGCTGGCACTGGCTCTGATGGTGACAGTGTTGTGTGCCTTCGCGGAAGGTGACGGAGGAGATACCGGGGGCGGACAGACAACAACCTCTACGGCTTCCACGCCGAGCATCACAATCAAGACCACTTCCAAAGACGCGGAAGCGGCAAAGGATACGACTGAGTATACGTATTACCGGATTCTGGAAGCGGATATCGGTACAGATCCGCAAATCAATGATGTCTATCAGTCCGGCGGGTCTGTATCCTACCATACGGACAGCCAGGCCAAGGCAGATGCCCTGGCGGCCGCGACAATTCCGGGCACAGAAACCAAAGTTTTCAAAGTGACCCGGGTTGGTGAATCAAGCAGGTGGTATGTGGAACTGATTGATCCGGATATCAGCGGCGCTCAACTCGCAGCTGCTATCGGAACGATGAACCTCAGCATTTTCCCGTCTGCCACATTCAGCCAGACAGAAGTCGCGGGCACCGCGACCAGCGGAACTGTCGATCCCGGCTATTACTACGTTACATCCACCGCCGGTAAAAACGTGGCTGTACAGACGCTGACCGCTGTGACCATCAGCGAGAAGAATGAATTCCCGACGGTCACCAAGGAAGTCGATGAGACGGACGAAAACGCCCAGATCGGTGATGATATCACCTTTACTATTAAGGTGAAGATTCCGTCCACGGCCAACGATCAGATCGTGCTGACGGATACCATGACCGCCGGACTGAGCTATAAGTCCATTGATTCGGTGAAGATGGGCGGATCAACAGGAACGGATGTGGCCTCGGACGCTTATACTGTGGCGACTACCTCGGACGGATTCACCCTCACCCTGCCCCAGGAGCTGGTCGTGGAAGCTGCCGGGAAAGCTGAGCTGGAAAGCACCAAAGTCATAGAAATTGAGATTGTCTGTACCGCAATGCTTGACAAGGATGCCCAGACAGCCAATCCTGAATCGAACTCCGTGGTGCTGGACTACGGCGAGAATTACACAACGAAGCCCAAGAAAGCGGAAGTCAAAACCTATGAGTTCAAGTTCAACAAGATCGACGGCACCACAAAGGACCCGCTGGCCGGGGCTGAATTCCAGTTCCTGCTGGACGGCACTCCCATGAAGCTGGTTGAGGTAACCGCAGGTAAGGAATACCGGATCGCCGAACCCAATGAAACAGGAACAACGACGACGATCACCACGACCGGCGAAACTGTGCGCATCTACGGCCTGGATACCGATGTGCAGGCCTACAGCCTGCAGGAGACAAAGGCGCCGACCGGCGGTTACAAGATCCTGAAGGACGCTGTTCCGGTCAAGGCATCGGAAGGCTCCTTTGGTGAGATCGACGTGGAGAACAACGAAGGAACAGTTCTTCCCAGCACCGGCGGATCGGGCACCACGATCTTCTATGTGATCGGCGGACTGCTGATCATCGGCGCGGGCATCGTGCTGGTGGCCCGCCGCAAGGTTCACGAATAA
- the lepB gene encoding signal peptidase I → MARKTRKADKLPELNEIETEMSQVRSKGKFRQALKGTFGTFVIVAALAVIIAFIFLPVLRITNGHNMEPGLQPGDIVVLVKTDDVKTGDVCGFYFNNKLLLRRVIAGEGDKVEIDEKGYVKVNGEFLEEDGYISEHALGQCDIDFPFRVPAGQFFVMGDNRDFAFDSRATNFGCVSQEEIYGKPMARIYPFDRLTWFGF, encoded by the coding sequence ATGGCCAGGAAGACCAGGAAAGCCGACAAGCTGCCGGAACTGAACGAGATCGAGACCGAGATGAGCCAGGTCCGGAGCAAGGGGAAGTTCAGGCAGGCACTGAAGGGAACCTTCGGGACCTTTGTCATCGTGGCGGCCCTGGCGGTGATCATCGCTTTCATTTTCCTGCCCGTGCTGCGGATTACGAACGGGCATAACATGGAGCCGGGCCTGCAGCCCGGGGACATTGTGGTCCTGGTGAAAACAGACGATGTGAAGACCGGGGATGTCTGCGGGTTTTATTTCAACAATAAACTGCTCCTGCGCCGGGTGATAGCCGGAGAAGGAGACAAGGTGGAGATCGACGAGAAGGGCTATGTGAAGGTAAACGGGGAATTCCTGGAGGAGGACGGCTATATTTCCGAGCACGCGCTGGGACAGTGCGATATAGACTTTCCCTTTCGCGTACCGGCGGGACAGTTTTTTGTGATGGGGGATAACCGGGACTTTGCCTTTGACAGCCGGGCGACCAACTTCGGATGCGTTTCGCAGGAGGAGATCTACGGCAAACCGATGGCCCGGATCTACCCGTTTGACAGGCTTACCTGGTTTGGGTTCTGA
- a CDS encoding ABC transporter substrate-binding protein, with product MKRLIALLAAGMLLFSGIPASAETAVSAYPDRDYEELTVGNPTRMDGKFFTDMWGNATTDIDVRTLVHAYYLVSWGYDTGFFRANPVVCAAQGVFEDQQNYRIYRFQLMDDLYYSDGTEITAWDYAFSVLFQIAPEIAELGGRPMDLSYLEGYEEYISGEVPYLSGVRVTDDRMIEFRVKPEALPYFFELYRLGFLPYPIHEIAPGCRVYDDGKGVYIGNEDREVTERIFTRDLLEATVMDPDSGYLSHPTVGSGPYTITSWDSETCTCTFEINPYFKGNTEGFKPTIPKLRFTLARDEDMVEKLEKDEFQLLNKVVRRDTIDKGMNLVSSGKGYTMTNYPRIGLTFIVFTPDSPEVQAKNVRQAIAYCMDKNAMRDEYTYLYGIPMDGMIGIGQWMYGMVKGTEEYPESLPEDPTPEEEAEYEERIGQWESLSLDGVKHYEPDIGKASRLLDADGWTMNEQGKRFREGQDDVRCKIVQGELLTLDLTCAYPESNEMAEAMEKSLVQPLREAGIRLTLVPMEMNDLVHAYHDREMEGIDMFYVGDDFNIEFDPQLFFLPGDPKAPAEDSLAWVHAQMYEYARLMCETMPDDALGFVQKWITFQEKLSDMLPLIPVYSNVYYDFYTSDLMNYDIIQYITWGDAIVASSYYNVYQSMVDRGIDPSITDDDYELLP from the coding sequence ATGAAAAGACTGATCGCATTGCTTGCTGCCGGAATGCTGCTGTTCAGCGGCATTCCCGCGTCCGCGGAGACGGCCGTGTCTGCTTATCCGGACAGGGACTATGAGGAGCTGACAGTGGGCAACCCCACCCGGATGGACGGGAAATTCTTTACCGATATGTGGGGCAACGCCACAACCGATATTGACGTACGGACGCTGGTCCACGCCTATTACCTGGTTTCCTGGGGCTATGACACCGGCTTTTTCCGGGCCAATCCGGTGGTGTGCGCCGCGCAGGGCGTGTTTGAGGACCAGCAGAATTACCGGATCTACCGGTTCCAGCTGATGGATGACCTGTATTATTCCGACGGAACCGAGATCACGGCCTGGGACTATGCTTTCTCCGTCCTGTTCCAGATCGCACCGGAGATCGCCGAGCTGGGCGGCCGGCCTATGGACCTGTCCTACCTGGAAGGCTATGAGGAATATATCTCCGGCGAGGTGCCTTACCTTTCCGGTGTCCGGGTGACGGATGACAGGATGATCGAATTCAGGGTGAAGCCGGAGGCTCTTCCGTATTTCTTTGAATTGTACCGGCTCGGGTTCCTGCCGTATCCGATCCATGAGATTGCCCCGGGCTGCAGGGTTTATGATGACGGGAAGGGTGTCTATATCGGCAATGAGGACCGGGAAGTGACTGAAAGGATCTTTACCCGGGACCTGCTCGAGGCCACGGTGATGGATCCGGACAGCGGCTACCTGTCCCATCCCACGGTGGGCAGCGGCCCGTATACGATCACTTCCTGGGACAGCGAAACCTGTACGTGTACGTTTGAGATCAACCCTTATTTCAAGGGGAACACGGAAGGCTTCAAACCCACGATTCCGAAGCTGCGCTTTACCCTCGCCAGGGACGAGGACATGGTCGAAAAACTGGAAAAGGATGAGTTCCAGCTGCTGAACAAAGTGGTTCGCCGGGATACGATCGATAAGGGAATGAATCTGGTTTCCTCCGGAAAAGGCTATACGATGACCAACTATCCCCGGATCGGCCTGACCTTCATCGTTTTTACGCCGGACAGCCCGGAAGTGCAGGCAAAGAACGTCCGGCAGGCGATCGCCTACTGTATGGACAAAAACGCCATGCGGGATGAATATACCTACCTGTACGGCATTCCCATGGACGGAATGATCGGTATCGGACAGTGGATGTACGGCATGGTCAAGGGAACGGAAGAGTATCCGGAAAGCCTGCCGGAAGATCCCACGCCGGAGGAGGAAGCCGAATACGAAGAACGGATCGGGCAGTGGGAATCCCTTTCCCTGGACGGTGTGAAACACTACGAGCCGGATATTGGAAAAGCATCCCGCCTGCTGGACGCGGACGGCTGGACAATGAATGAGCAGGGGAAACGGTTCCGCGAGGGACAGGATGACGTGCGCTGCAAGATCGTCCAGGGTGAACTGCTGACGCTGGATCTGACCTGCGCTTATCCGGAAAGCAATGAAATGGCGGAGGCGATGGAAAAGAGCCTGGTACAGCCCCTGCGGGAAGCCGGCATCCGCCTGACCCTGGTACCCATGGAGATGAATGACCTGGTGCACGCCTACCATGACCGGGAGATGGAAGGCATTGACATGTTCTATGTGGGCGATGACTTTAATATCGAATTTGATCCCCAGCTGTTTTTCCTGCCGGGTGATCCGAAGGCACCGGCGGAAGACAGCCTGGCCTGGGTTCATGCCCAGATGTATGAATACGCCCGCCTGATGTGCGAGACCATGCCGGATGATGCCCTGGGCTTTGTACAGAAGTGGATCACGTTCCAGGAAAAGCTGAGCGACATGCTGCCGCTGATCCCGGTATACTCCAACGTATACTATGATTTTTACACCAGCGACCTGATGAACTACGACATTATCCAGTACATCACCTGGGGCGATGCCATCGTGGCATCCAGTTACTATAACGTGTACCAGTCCATGGTAGACAGGGGCATCGATCCCTCCATCACGGATGATGATTATGAACTGCTGCCGTAA
- a CDS encoding sortase domain-containing protein, translating into MKKFLTVLILLLLAAAVIGYFIYPTISDQLGRRRDAEIMTAYREKTAALDAEGKAELFEQAKAWNDSLEKVHTEDVFTAGTIRTTRDYQNRMNVHDGVIGELVIPAIRLSLPIWHLSTETPATRKLVHVDTSSLPADGSGENIILAGPGILQAEGLLGEMGLTDERMLEDLDSMIPGTLIILNVTDRTLVYRVSGIQMLSAAGLKEMDLTPGEGEERLTIISPRKDRRLMVQAERIPVREARTLLAEEDQAAFPENWKNVLFLGCPVMIAGLLVLLAIELIRGRIYRLPGERMPEDGEQQEITEEKKETTEKNPDRIEEVEEQ; encoded by the coding sequence ATGAAAAAGTTTCTGACGGTACTGATCCTGCTTCTGCTGGCTGCTGCCGTTATCGGATACTTCATTTATCCGACGATTTCCGACCAGCTCGGACGGCGGCGGGACGCGGAGATCATGACAGCCTACCGGGAGAAGACAGCGGCGCTGGACGCCGAAGGAAAGGCTGAATTGTTTGAACAGGCAAAGGCCTGGAATGACAGCCTGGAAAAGGTCCATACGGAAGACGTATTTACGGCAGGAACAATCCGGACCACCAGGGATTACCAGAACCGGATGAACGTGCATGACGGGGTGATCGGGGAACTGGTGATCCCGGCGATCCGGCTGTCGCTTCCGATCTGGCATCTGAGCACGGAAACACCGGCGACCCGGAAACTGGTACATGTGGATACCAGCTCCCTGCCGGCGGACGGAAGCGGGGAGAATATCATCCTGGCAGGGCCGGGCATCCTCCAGGCGGAAGGCCTCCTCGGGGAAATGGGCCTGACGGACGAGCGGATGCTGGAGGACCTGGACAGCATGATCCCGGGGACCCTGATCATCCTGAATGTGACAGACAGGACCCTGGTCTACCGGGTGTCCGGCATACAGATGCTGTCGGCCGCGGGACTGAAGGAAATGGACCTGACCCCGGGCGAGGGGGAGGAACGGCTGACGATCATCTCCCCGCGGAAAGACCGGCGGCTGATGGTACAGGCGGAGCGGATCCCCGTCCGGGAAGCCCGGACGCTGCTGGCGGAAGAGGACCAGGCAGCATTCCCTGAAAACTGGAAGAACGTGCTGTTCCTGGGCTGCCCGGTGATGATCGCGGGACTGCTGGTCCTGCTGGCTATAGAGCTGATCCGCGGACGGATCTACCGGCTGCCCGGCGAGAGAATGCCGGAAGACGGGGAACAACAGGAAATAACAGAAGAGAAGAAAGAAACAACGGAAAAGAATCCGGACAGGATCGAAGAGGTTGAGGAGCAATGA
- the lepB gene encoding signal peptidase I — MEIYHPRDEELLREMRRVRRSDRRKRLCIGLSILLILSIATGLFVFHRYYQLAVTHGAAMGGTLPEGTVVLVRKPETGKTYEAGDILLFEKRLAKPVELTILSPKGKTRRYCKYILYRDVGTTRQYFSTAGGTAVWLADQTNADVFQSSDEGTVTIATEDLKNGEYHLQEVMASYGQDLLKDPIPFSVNNPVRTQMKRVIAGPGERVVLSPYAETRVNGREIDRSYTSGRTEDAAPEGRRVIVPKDRYFVQGDQLSLSMDSRETDYNTVADEEILGRAEFALWPLQYFGDLTGRQTTVAGSETEAAE; from the coding sequence ATGGAGATCTATCATCCCAGAGATGAAGAGCTGCTTCGGGAAATGCGGCGTGTGAGGCGTTCCGACAGAAGGAAACGCCTCTGCATCGGCCTGTCCATCCTGCTGATCCTGAGCATCGCCACAGGCTTGTTCGTTTTCCATCGCTATTACCAGCTGGCCGTGACGCACGGGGCCGCCATGGGCGGTACGCTTCCGGAAGGCACCGTGGTCCTTGTCCGGAAGCCGGAAACCGGCAAAACCTATGAGGCGGGGGATATTCTGCTGTTCGAAAAGCGGCTGGCAAAGCCGGTGGAACTGACCATCCTCAGCCCGAAGGGCAAGACTCGCAGGTACTGCAAATACATCCTTTACCGGGATGTGGGAACAACCAGGCAGTATTTTTCCACGGCCGGCGGTACCGCTGTATGGCTGGCGGACCAGACCAACGCCGATGTGTTCCAAAGCAGTGATGAGGGTACGGTTACCATCGCGACGGAAGACCTGAAGAACGGGGAATACCACCTGCAGGAAGTGATGGCCTCCTACGGGCAGGATCTGCTCAAGGATCCGATTCCGTTTTCCGTGAACAACCCGGTCCGCACCCAGATGAAGCGGGTGATTGCGGGTCCCGGGGAACGGGTTGTGCTGAGCCCCTATGCTGAAACCCGGGTAAACGGCCGGGAGATCGACCGGAGCTATACCTCCGGACGCACGGAAGACGCGGCGCCGGAAGGACGACGGGTCATCGTGCCCAAAGACCGGTATTTTGTGCAGGGAGACCAGCTGAGTCTTTCCATGGACAGCCGGGAAACAGATTACAATACCGTGGCGGATGAAGAGATCCTGGGCAGGGCGGAGTTCGCCCTGTGGCCGCTTCAGTACTTCGGGGACCTGACAGGCAGGCAGACCACTGTCGCCGGAAGTGAAACGGAGGCGGCAGAATGA
- a CDS encoding endo-1,4-beta-xylanase codes for MIKKLLAFLMILSLLGSSMLALADDAKTVYTSDFTKDEDGWYGRGAMSFHTADGTLKTVGRQSAWNSPGRDFPLIEGGKYDLSVEVKQDDLDSANFMISIAHTIGGAETYENLAHGTAKKGEWTTLTGSYTAGDFSRYVLYVETTGADTLDFEIRNFTVTAPEGEPEPKPTEPPMVIEEAGEVPSLKEIYADSFDFGSAAPQMVFRDPKWLNLMKTQFSILTPENEMKPDSVLDVNGSRKLLKETGDETAVAVHFDAAKALLRFAQQNGIKVHGHVLVWHSQTPEAFFHEGYDTKKPYVKRDVMLGRLENYIKGVFEFLDENYPGVVVSWDVLNEAIDDGSNWLRNSNWRKIIGDDFPNYAYAYARKYAPEGTKLYYNDYNTAIPGKLNGIVKLLKSLIPEGNIDGYGFQMHHSATFPSIQQIKTAVETIADLGISLRVSELDVTVDNNSEASFKKQAHYYADVMKILIAHKDQFEAVQVWGLTDMMSWRGSQYPLLFDGNGNPKPAFWAVADPETYQ; via the coding sequence ATGATCAAGAAGCTGCTTGCTTTTCTGATGATCCTGTCCCTGCTCGGCAGCAGTATGCTTGCGCTGGCGGATGATGCGAAAACGGTTTATACCTCTGATTTCACAAAGGACGAGGACGGCTGGTACGGCCGTGGCGCCATGTCTTTCCATACGGCGGACGGCACCCTGAAGACCGTCGGCCGCCAGAGCGCCTGGAACTCCCCGGGCCGTGATTTCCCCCTGATTGAGGGCGGAAAGTATGACCTGAGCGTTGAAGTGAAGCAGGATGACCTGGACAGCGCGAACTTCATGATCTCCATCGCCCACACCATCGGCGGGGCTGAAACCTATGAGAACCTGGCCCATGGTACAGCGAAGAAGGGCGAATGGACCACGCTGACCGGCAGCTATACCGCCGGGGATTTTTCCCGCTATGTCCTGTATGTGGAGACCACCGGCGCAGATACACTGGATTTCGAGATCCGGAACTTTACAGTGACCGCTCCCGAAGGTGAACCGGAACCCAAACCCACCGAGCCTCCGATGGTGATCGAGGAAGCAGGCGAGGTTCCGAGCCTGAAAGAGATCTATGCTGATTCCTTTGATTTCGGATCCGCTGCGCCGCAGATGGTGTTCCGGGATCCGAAATGGCTGAACCTGATGAAGACCCAGTTCAGCATCCTGACCCCTGAAAACGAGATGAAGCCTGATTCCGTGCTGGACGTGAACGGCAGCCGGAAGCTCCTGAAAGAGACCGGGGATGAGACCGCGGTGGCGGTTCACTTTGACGCGGCGAAAGCCCTGCTGCGCTTTGCCCAGCAGAACGGCATCAAGGTGCACGGCCATGTGCTGGTATGGCACAGCCAGACTCCGGAAGCTTTCTTCCATGAGGGCTATGACACCAAGAAACCCTATGTGAAGCGGGATGTGATGCTGGGCCGCCTGGAAAACTACATCAAGGGCGTGTTTGAGTTCCTGGACGAAAACTATCCCGGCGTTGTGGTTTCCTGGGACGTCCTGAATGAAGCAATTGACGACGGGTCCAACTGGCTGCGGAACAGCAACTGGCGGAAGATCATCGGAGATGATTTCCCGAACTATGCCTACGCTTATGCCCGCAAGTACGCGCCGGAAGGCACAAAGCTGTATTACAACGATTACAACACCGCGATCCCCGGCAAGCTGAACGGCATTGTGAAGCTGCTGAAGAGCCTGATTCCGGAAGGCAACATTGACGGCTATGGCTTCCAGATGCATCACAGCGCGACATTCCCGTCCATCCAGCAGATCAAAACCGCGGTGGAGACCATTGCCGACCTGGGCATCAGCCTGCGGGTCAGCGAACTGGACGTCACCGTGGACAACAACAGCGAAGCGTCTTTCAAAAAGCAGGCGCATTATTATGCCGACGTAATGAAGATCCTGATCGCCCATAAGGACCAGTTTGAAGCGGTTCAGGTGTGGGGCCTGACGGACATGATGAGCTGGCGGGGAAGCCAGTATCCGCTGCTGTTTGACGGAAACGGCAACCCGAAGCCCGCGTTCTGGGCCGTGGCGGACCCGGAAACATATCAATAA